The proteins below come from a single Eucalyptus grandis isolate ANBG69807.140 chromosome 3, ASM1654582v1, whole genome shotgun sequence genomic window:
- the LOC104436627 gene encoding tRNA (guanine(37)-N1)-methyltransferase 2, producing the protein MFDESQFDVHLKLWALRIPRELCKVATRALNGYLLDKARIKPITEDPTCERNRLMILSEKVQHSDLSDIPEQVLDEMKKLCEIEVVPYSLTLGYSYWGADHLLKQILPPGVEVPTSFETIGHIAHLNIHDELLPYKDVIAKVIYDKNYPRIQTIVNKVGTITNEFRVPKFEVLAGKSDMVTEVKQYGATFKLDYSLVYWNSRLEHEHIRLVSNFRPGETICDMFAGIGPFAIPAAQKGCMVYANDLNPDSVKYLKINAQLNKVDDLVHAFNLDARKFISQMMSLPESKTSMESDVLTEECEINRELSEQRTEPDGTTVPDDNASNGDGPKGLCAGAVAAAPAAKRPLDTSKEGSNAKDCSVLVSSKRKGNNNKRIRASELSYSKTWEHIDHVVMNLPASALTFLDILRGLIHRKYWKGLSPWIHCYCFMKASETEESILAVAEQALNASISEPMFHRVRDVAPNKAMYCLSFRLPEACFKEDSDNSTHPAEGKT; encoded by the exons ATGTTCGACGAGAGCCAGTTCGACGTCCACCTGAAGCTGTGGGCGCTCCGCATCCCCCGCGAGCTCTGCAAAGTCGCCACCCGGGCGTTGAACGG CTACTTGCTGGACAAGGCTCGGATAAAGCCCATCACGGAAGACCCGACGTGCGAGAGGAATCGCCTGATGATATTGTCTGAGAAGGTCCAGCATTCTG ATTTGTCAGATATTCCAGAACAAGTTCTCGATGAAATGAAGAAACTGTGCGAGATTGAAGTTGTCCCTTATTCACTGACACTTGGTTATTCCTACTGGGGTGCAG ATCATTTATTGAAGCAGATTCTCCCACCCGGGGTTGAGGTACCTACATCTTTCGAAACGATAG GTCATATTGCACACTTGAATATACATGACGAACTGCTTCCCTACAAGGATGTTATTGCTAAAGTCATCTATGAC aaaaattatccacgAATCCAGACGATTGTTAATAAAGTTGGAACAATCACAAATGAGTTTCGTGTGCCGAAATTTGAAGTCTTGGCTGGAAAAAGTGATATGGTGACAGAGGTGAAGCAGTATGGGGCAACATTCAAGCTTGATTACAGTCTGGTGTATTGGAATTCAAGACTGGAGCATGAACATATAAGACTTGTATCTAATTTCCGTCCAGGGGAAACCATATGTGACATGTTTGCTGGCATTGGTCCTTTTGCAATCCCAGCTGCTCAAAAGGGGTGCATGGTGTATGCAAATGACCTAAACCCAGATAGtgttaaatatttgaagatCAATGCACAGTTGAACAAAGTGGATGACCTTGTTCATGCTTTCAACTTGGATGCAAGGAAATTCATTTCTCAAATGATGTCTTTGCCTGAATCCAAAACTAGTATGGAATCTGATGTTCTTACTGAAGAGTGTGAGATCAATAGGGAATTGTCAGAGCAGAGAACAGAGCCAGATGGGACCACAG TACCCGATGACAATGCAAGCAATGGTGATGGTCCGAAAGGTTTATGTGCTGGTGCAGTTGCAGCTGCTCCTGCAGCCAAAAGACCCTTAGATACTTCTAAAGAAG GTTCCAATGCCAAAGATTGTAGTGTACTTGTATCtagtaaaagaaaaggaaataacaacAAGCGAATCAGGGCCAGTGAGTTATCCTATTCTAAGACATGGGAGCACATTGATCATGTGGTCATGAACCTTCCTGCATCTGCTCTCACATTtttgg ATATACTTAGGGGGCTTATACACAGGAAATATTGGAAGGGACTTTCTCCTTGGATCCACTGCTATTGTTTCATGAAGGCCAGTGAAACCGAAGAATCCATTCTGGCT GTAGCAGAACAAGCCCTCAATGCCTCTATTAGCGAGCCGATGTTCCACAGGGTTAGGGATGTGGCTCCGAATAAG GCAATGTACTGCCTGAGTTTCAGGCTGCCCGAAGCATGCTTTAAGGAAGATTCGGATAACTCTACTCACCCTGCTGAAGGGAAGACATAA
- the LOC104436628 gene encoding LOW QUALITY PROTEIN: uncharacterized protein LOC104436628 (The sequence of the model RefSeq protein was modified relative to this genomic sequence to represent the inferred CDS: deleted 2 bases in 2 codons), with protein sequence MATLTQGILLKLLQSMNSSNARVAGEHRSALLQVIGIVPALSGPDDLWPNRGFLLHLSDSLHSTYVSLSDRDADLILSNRLQLGHFVHLDRLLLAPTPRPRAAGLRPPPGRHPFLGSPDPLVARLSPSRRDFVIQPASDPDPSAPGAADDPIAAYLSRGRPEDDGGVLARAESDREEPKAERPRSRQPLAPRDNLPNLNSDAEARVSAQKPSRFSSPATAKRSGSVGKKIAPVAERDPSPAGKGKRSSSPAPSKCVVPSLAAAKEENRRNSKEPAIIVPSRYRQPSPNARRQASPSARRASISPGRRLSGGVKMSPMVMDSASKKKMVTLAAGISKVSEALVGSGKAGRKNWDEQPASASAAPATEQKEKAPGKNKPDLQAILRTQAAISRRLSDVTSGKSNGDDLSSDEKAKSGTPERTTSAPGITIHDKKWTDGSVSLDSVSKELNRLGKEAMQRKLIASIAAAQALEEANATESLVRNLSMFSELCSTSKAGNPLPSIDRFFSIYDEVVRSTGVVKSLSNSRACADDSIIPTEQSKFSIWVEAALATDLEVVNFLTNQDSEPASALQKTLLKRHSVKANGKNQMKVASPSRSDTACVWTRGHGMKETVDFAMKLQSEMQMWFVSFIEDSLVAGFRVFGQCGGGKVLNLDCGSVTAVLSHLKRVNDWLDRAVPKSDEFLMEKIEQLKRKIYGFVIQHVGTTFDNSTSAAAS encoded by the exons ATGGCGACGCTCACGCAGGGGATCCTGCTGAAGCTGCTGCAGTCGATGAACTCGAGCAACGCCCGCGTGGCCGGGGAGCACCGGTCGGCCCTCCTCCAGGTCATCGGCATCGTGCCGGCCCTCTCCGGCCCCGACGACCTGTGGCCCAACCGGGGGTTCCTCCTCCACCTCTCCGACTCCCTCCACTCCACCTACGTCTCCCTCTCCGACCGCGACGCCGACCTCATCCTCTCCAACCGCCTCCAGCTCGGCCACTTCGTCCACCTCGACCGCCTCCTCCTCGCC CCGACTCCCCGTCCCCGCGCCGCCGGCCTCCGC CCCCCCCCCGGCCGCCACCCCTTCCTCGGCTCCCCCGACCCCCTCGTCGCCCGCCTCTCCCCCTCCCGCCGCGACTTCGTCATCCAGCCCGCCTCCGACCCCGACCCCTCCGCCCCCGGCGCCGCCGACGACCCCATCGCCGCCTACCTCTCCCGCGGCCGCCCCGAGGATGATGGCGGCGTGTTGGCGAGGGCGGAGAGCGACAGGGAGGAGCCGAAGGCGGAGAGGCCTAGGTCGAGGCAGCCCCTCGCGCCCAGGGACAACTTGCCTAACTTGAACTCCGATGCGGAGGCGAGGGTTTCTGCTCAGAAGCCCTCGAGATTCTCGTCCCCCGCGACGGCGAAGAGGTCGGGGTCGGTCGGGAAGAAAATTGCCCCCGTTGCGGAGAGAGATCCGTCGCCTGCTGGAAAGGGGAAGCGGTCGTCGTCCCCGGCGCCCTCCAAGTGCGTCGTGCCGAGCTTGGCCGCTGCCAAGGAAGAGAACAGGCGGAACTCGAAGGAACCGGCGATTATAGTGCCGTCGAGGTACCGGCAACCGTCGCCGAACGCTCGGAGGCAGGCGTCTCCAAGCGCCAGGAGGGCTTCCATTTCGCCGGGGAGGAGATTGTCGGGTGGTGTGAAGATGTCGCCAATGGTGATGGACTCGGCgagcaagaagaagatggtgacACTCGCTGCTGGGATTTCGAAGGTCTCGGAGGCGTTGGTGGGTTCGGGGAAGGCGGGCCGGAAGAACTGGGACGAGCAGCCTGCATCAGCATCAGCAGCACCAGCAACGGAGCAGAAAGAGAAGGCTCCTGGAAAGAACAAACCTGATCTGCAGGCGATTTTGCGGACTCAG GCTGCTATATCCAGACGTCTTAGTGATGTGACCAGTGGAAAGTCGAACGGTGATGATCTGTCAAGCGATGAGAAGGCAAAATCTGGAACACCAGAACGGACCACTTCAGCTCCTGGAATTACCATTCATGATAAGAAATGGACTGATGGCAGTGTTTCTCTCGACTCGGTCTCCAAAGAACTTAATAGGCTTGGCAAG GAGGCTATGCAGAGGAAACTTATTGCCTCTATTGCAGCTGCTCAAGCATTGGAGGAGGCCAATGCTACGGAGTCACTAGTGAGGAATTTGAG CATGTTTTCAGAACTGTGTTCCACATCCAAGGCTGGGAATCCTTTGCCCTCCATTGACCGGTTCTTCTCCATTTATGATGAGGTCGTGAGATCGACTGGTGTTGTTAAATCTCTCTCTAACAGCCGTGCCTGTGCTGACGATAGTATCATCCCCACAGAACAATCGAAATTCTCGATTTGGGTGGAGGCAGCTTTGGCCACTGATCTTGAGGTTGtcaatttcttaacaaatcAAGATAGTGAACCAGCATCAGCTCTTCAGAAAACATTGCTCAAACGGCATTCTGTGAAGGCAAATGGCAAGAACCAAATGAAAGTGGCTTCTCCGTCACGTTCCGACACTGCCTGCGTGTGGACTAGGGGTCACGGAATGAAAGAAACTGTGGACTTTGCAATGAAGTTGCAGTCTGAGATGCAAATGTGGTTCGTCAGTTTCATTGAGGATTCCTTGGTTGCAGGCTTTCGGGTGTTCGGACAATGTGGTGGCGGGAAAGTACTAAATCTCGACTGCGGCTCTGTTACAGCTGTCTTGTCACACTTGAAGCGTGTGAATGATTGGTTGGATCGCGCGGTGCCTAAAAGCGATGAGTTCCTTATGGAAAAGATCGAGCAACTGAAGCGGAAGATCTATGGTTTCGTCATTCAGCACGTTGGTACGACCTTTGACAACTCCACGTCGGCTGCCGCATCTTGA